From the Erythrolamprus reginae isolate rEryReg1 chromosome Z, rEryReg1.hap1, whole genome shotgun sequence genome, one window contains:
- the LOC139175632 gene encoding proepiregulin-like: MSSYNSQSLGSALIFLGWHLVQTTLSTTVIPLCGVNKTENCVTTVGTVVPITQVARETECKAEWRSYCFNGVCRYSETLDRYYCRCKEGWIGERCSHSNLNPVRKPLSNEYLALTILVCLFFFIAILLSIYFYQRHLNNKEKLAKNKNYKEVATDTEKEQNLLHV; encoded by the exons ATGTCTAGTTACAACTCTCAGAGCCTCGGAAGTGCCCTGATCTTCTTAG gaTGGCACCTAGTTCAAACCACTCTTAGTACAACAGTAATTCCATTATGTGGCGTCAATAAGACTGAAAATTGTGTGACTACTGTAG GAACAGTTGTACCTATAACTCAGgtggcaagagagacagaatgcaAGGCAGAATGGCGAAGTTACTGTTTCAATGGAGTTTGCAGATACTCAGAGACTTTGGATCGGTATTATTGCAG GTGTAAGGAGGGCTGGATTGGTGAACGATGTAGCCATTCAAATCTAAATCCAGTCAGAAAACCCTTGAGCAATGAATACTTGGCATTAACTATTCTTgtgtgtctatttttcttcattgCAATATTATTATCAATATACTTTTACCAAAG GCATCTAAACAACAAGGAGAAACTTGCTAAAAACAAAAACTATAAAGAAGTTGCTACTGATACTGAAAAAGAACAAAATCTTCTTCATGTGTGA